From Mya arenaria isolate MELC-2E11 chromosome 1, ASM2691426v1, a single genomic window includes:
- the LOC128213627 gene encoding protein suppressor 2 of zeste-like, which translates to MNRTTRIRITELNPHVICVLCGGYFINATTITECLHSFCRTCITRYLETSKYCPVCDVMVHKTKPLDYIRSDKTLQDLVYKLVPGLYKSEMKRRREYYAKVDPPGVTLPPSEDRGYEFYDRIIYTEDEKISLSLELCSHGVPFKTPNNIRGHSGPDNIKVRDVRYLQCPAAFSVGNLKKFIRMKFDLKQKFEMDIFHTAEPLPDYYSLMDIAYIYTWTRRAPLRLFYTVFERRLPPNVIQKLLYTTANGLRNQTTAPEVEEEKETIETANDDVGKEPEMTKKRKLPDGPDDVIPDIDLDKAKPYKRLKKKRGYKKGSKASSVADDDSVKEAMSESEEQLAKLKLDSISDAETVIPDFDYDENSRAGFDNAMVNEPTEPDESNAEICCSGERVQETGVNVSESNQTFGENIIATKDGEITVDTNQDNSKPSSTHTSPGSIHLTLFQPLTIASDESQTDSVKENKSCEKLYEFKPEETQCYKDDEGNEEMPVKRPKGRPKGSKNKVKRIPLADTKSNDKTSKTDDSVSTKTDSVSTNNTPKKVSKVQDIKKECDLRTNTKTNGNSEVIVRPEITNGNGTKTEEKVKRKYVRKKNVSDKTSEVEGVGKRAKKDTDAENGTVDGVNVGSVTAPQDKTEESSGRIHDEAHLTNDASNDDTCESGVDNSDDTSEHEKVQMETNETNKINLKPSLLEPVTPLYGETPNLNESNQGLPCSPTMDSSKTKSDQINCVLNNPNESSGAIVKTLSDNNTTNMNLNGVHFNGAIVNKGQMGFDLRPSLMYPNIQPAFLGFNRGLMNVNMMRPEVSVSHFGFRNDIGAITVPTSMCIMGSFAQSPMNAHAQFNHMLNVANDNGSCDINGDQPLDLTNGVQKEEYTKGKIFKTKMLKKSQPKSENGQHIKDKTSQSIQP; encoded by the exons ATGAACCGGACAACCCGTATCCGGATAACGGAATTGAATCCTCACGTGATCTGTGTGTTGTGTGGCGGCTACTTTATCAACGCTACTACCATCACAGAGTGCCTTCATTCGT TCTGTCGCACGTGCATCACGCGTTACCTAGAGACGAGTAAGTACTGTCCCGTCTGTGATGTGATGGTCCACAAGACCAAGCCACTCGACTATATCCG cTCAGACAAGACGTTACAAGACCTGGTGTACAAACTTGTCCCGGGCCTGTATAAAA GTGAGATGAAGCGACGCCGGGAGTATTATGCCAAGGTTGACCCGCCGGGAG TCACCCTGCCCCCTAGCGAGGACCGTGGGTACGAGTTTTACGACCGTATCATTTACACAGAGGACGAGAAAATCAGCCTCTCTCTCGAACTTTGCTCTCA CGGTGTTCCGTTCAAGACACCCAACAATATCCGCGGGCACAGTGGCCCCGACAATATAAAG GTGCGTGACGTACGCTATCTGCAGTGTCCGGCGGCGTTTTCCGTCGGCAACCTTAAGAAATTCATCCGCATGAAGTTTGACCTGAAACAGAAATTTGAG ATGGACATATTCCACACAGCCGAGCCCCTGCCCGACTATTACTCCTTGATGGACATCGCCTACATATACACATGGACACGG AGAGCTCCATTGCGGTTGTTCTACACTGTGTTTGAACGCAGGCTGCCTCCGAATGTTATCCAGAAACTTCTCTACACGACTGCCAACGGCCTTAGAAACCAGACGACTGCGCCGGAAGTTGAGGAGGAAAAGGAGACGATTGAAACAGCGAATGATGACGTAGGAAAAGAACCGGAAATGACGAAGAAACGCAAACTTCCGGATGGCCCTGATGACGTCATACCTGATATTGACCTAGATAAGGCGAAACCGTACAAGCGGTTAAAGAAGAAACGGGGTTATAAAAAGGGCAGTAAGGCGTCGTCTGTTGCGGATGATGATTCTGTTAAAGAAGCTATGTCTGAGTCGGAAGAACAGCTAGCGAAATTGAAGCTGGACAGTATAAGTGATGCAGAAACAGTTATTCCTgattttgactatgatgaaaATAGTCGAGCAGGTTTTGATAACGCTATGGTGAATGAACCAACTGAACCGGATGAAAGTAATGCTGAGATATGTTGTAGTGGTGAACGCGTTCAAGAAACAGGTGTTAATGTCAGTGAAAGTAATCAGACCTTTGGTGAAAATATCATTGCTACTAAGGACGGGGAAATAACTGTTGATACAAACCAGGATAACAGTAAGCCGTCAAGTACGCATACAAGTCCGGGGTCAATACACTTAACGCTTTTCCAACCTCTCACTATTGCGAGCGATGAATCACAAACAGACTCTGTTAAAGAGAACAAATCATGTGAGAAACTATATGAGTTTAAACCAGAGGAAACTCAGTGTTATAAAGACGATGAAGGTAATGAAGAAATGCCTGTTAAACGACCGAAGGGTCGACCAAAAGGGAGCAAAAATAAGGTGAAGCGGATTCCTTTGGCTGACACTAAGTCAAACGATAAAACCAGCAAAACAGACGATAGTGTTAGTACTAAGACTGATAGTGTAAGTACGAACAATACACCAAAGAAAGTTTCCAAGGTGCAAGACATAAAGAAGGAATGtgatttaagaacaaatacaaaaacaaatggtaATAGTGAGGTTATTGTTCGACCAGAGATTACAAATGGAAATGGGACCAAAACTGAGGAAAAAGTAAAACGAAAGTATGTTCGGAAGAAAAATGTTAGTGATAAGACAAGTGAGGTTGAAGGTGTTGGAAAACGAGCTAAGAAAGACACTGACGCTGAAAATGGAACTGTAGATGGTGTTAATGTTGGAAGCGTAACTGCACCTCAAGATAAAACTGAAGAGAGTAGTGGGAGGATTCATGACGAGGCACATCTTACAAATGACGCTTCGAATGACGATACTTGTGAAAGTGGTGTTGACAATAGTGATGATACAAGTGAACATGAAAAAGTGCAAATGGAAACAAATGAAACCAATAAGATAAACTTGAAACCATCTTTGCTTGAACCTGTCACCCCTCTGTATGGGGAGACTCCAAATCTGAACGAATCCAATCAGGGATTGCCTTGTTCGCCTACAATGGACTCGTCCAAAACCAAATCTGACCagataaattgtgttttaaacaaTCCTAATGAATCAAGTGGTGCTATAGTTAAAACCTTGAGTGATAATAACACAACCAATATGAACTTAAACGGAGTACACTTTAATGGTGCTATTGTAAATAAAGGACAAATGGGATTTGACCTTAGACCGAGTTTGATGTATCCAAATATTCAACCGGCTTTCCTCGGTTTTAATCGTGGCCTTATGAATGTCAACATGATGAGACCGGAAGTTTCTGTGTCACATTTTGGATTTAGAAATGATATTGGCGCTATCACTGTACCGACCTCTATGTGCATTATGGGAAGTTTTGCTCAGTCACCCATGAACGCGCATGCGCAATTCAATCACATGCTCAATGTTGCCAATGACAACGGGTCATGTGATATAAACGGCGACCAACCATTGGATCTTACAAACGGAGTGCAAAAAGAGGAATATACGAAAGggaaaattttcaaaacaaaaatgttgaaaaagtcaCAACCTAAGTCAGAAAACGGCCAACATATCAAAGACAAGACCAGCCAGTCCATACAACCATGA